The proteins below are encoded in one region of Nitrospira lenta:
- the hisIE gene encoding bifunctional phosphoribosyl-AMP cyclohydrolase/phosphoribosyl-ATP diphosphatase HisIE: MIKLPQLRDIMGPGDSAQLLKFDEQGLIPAVVQDWLDGTVLMVGYMNQEALNQTVATKTVHFWSRSRQKLWEKGETSGNKLHVKSLFVDCDLDTILVKAQPVGPTCHTGARACFFTSMDESGAVGVGKAGEAAGGILEAVLRTIETRRANPQPGSYTTKLFEGGHDKILKKVAEEAGEVLLASKGGKKEEIVYEIADLFFHTLMVLGYHDIPLSVIYQELATRFGKSGLRTEQ; this comes from the coding sequence TTGATCAAGCTGCCTCAGTTGCGTGACATCATGGGACCAGGCGACAGTGCACAGTTGTTAAAGTTCGATGAGCAAGGATTGATTCCCGCCGTTGTGCAGGACTGGCTGGACGGAACGGTCTTGATGGTCGGCTATATGAACCAGGAGGCGCTGAATCAAACCGTGGCCACTAAAACGGTTCACTTCTGGAGCCGGTCGCGCCAGAAGCTTTGGGAGAAGGGTGAGACATCCGGGAACAAGCTTCATGTGAAATCCCTTTTTGTGGATTGTGATCTCGATACCATCCTGGTGAAGGCCCAACCGGTCGGGCCGACTTGTCACACCGGAGCGCGGGCCTGCTTTTTTACGTCCATGGACGAGTCGGGTGCAGTGGGCGTCGGTAAAGCCGGCGAGGCCGCGGGCGGCATTCTCGAGGCGGTGCTGCGGACGATCGAGACACGTCGTGCCAATCCCCAGCCGGGGTCCTACACGACGAAGCTTTTTGAGGGCGGGCACGACAAGATTCTCAAAAAGGTGGCGGAAGAAGCTGGTGAAGTGCTGCTGGCGTCCAAGGGCGGAAAGAAAGAGGAGATCGTCTACGAGATCGCCGATCTGTTTTTTCATACGCTCATGGTCTTGGGCTACCATGACATTCCTCTGTCCGTGATTTATCAAGAATTGGCGACGCGTTTCGGGAAGTCCGGTCTCAGGACGGAACAATAG
- the hisF gene encoding imidazole glycerol phosphate synthase subunit HisF, with amino-acid sequence MLTKRIIPCLDVKDGRVVKGVSFVNLRDAGDPVEVATVYDREGADELCFLDITASHENRKTIIDVVEQTAARVFMPVTVGGGVRTLEDIRALLNAGADKVSINTAAVQQPEFVREAAQKFGTQCIVVAIDAKRSALPGRWEVFTHGGRKSTGLDAVEWAKRMETYGAGEILLTSMDQDGQQSGYDLGLTAAVSETVSIPVIASGGVGTLDHLYDGFTKGKADAVLAASIFHFRTYTIPQAKEYLREKGVPMRLDQAASVA; translated from the coding sequence ATGCTGACGAAGCGCATCATTCCTTGCCTCGATGTGAAAGACGGCCGGGTGGTGAAGGGCGTCAGTTTCGTCAATCTGCGAGATGCGGGCGATCCGGTAGAAGTGGCGACGGTCTATGATCGCGAAGGGGCAGACGAGCTGTGTTTTCTTGATATCACCGCGTCGCATGAAAATCGAAAGACCATTATCGACGTGGTCGAGCAAACCGCCGCGCGCGTGTTCATGCCCGTCACGGTCGGCGGCGGAGTTCGGACACTCGAGGATATCCGCGCCTTGCTCAACGCCGGCGCCGATAAGGTGAGCATTAATACGGCAGCGGTCCAGCAGCCGGAATTTGTGCGAGAGGCGGCGCAGAAATTTGGGACTCAGTGTATCGTCGTTGCGATCGATGCAAAGCGGAGCGCCCTGCCCGGTCGCTGGGAAGTCTTTACGCATGGCGGGCGCAAGTCCACTGGGCTCGATGCGGTAGAGTGGGCGAAGCGGATGGAAACCTACGGGGCAGGCGAAATCTTGCTGACGAGCATGGATCAAGACGGCCAGCAAAGCGGCTATGATCTGGGTCTGACAGCGGCAGTATCAGAAACCGTCTCGATTCCCGTGATCGCTTCAGGCGGAGTGGGAACCCTGGATCATCTCTATGACGGGTTCACGAAGGGGAAGGCTGACGCGGTACTGGCGGCCTCGATTTTTCACTTTCGGACGTATACGATTCCGCAGGCTAAAGAATATTTGCGTGAGAAAGGCGTGCCGATGCGGCTTGATCAAGCTGCCTCAGTTGCGTGA
- the hisA gene encoding 1-(5-phosphoribosyl)-5-[(5-phosphoribosylamino)methylideneamino]imidazole-4-carboxamide isomerase gives MLVIPAIDLKDGRCVRLRQGDMAAETVYSEDVPAVARKWQQGGAGLIHVVDLNGAVDGEPRNLPQIEAVMKTVSVKVQVGGGIRTIETVRRYLNAGVSRVVLGTAALTDRAFLEQACREFPRRILLGLDARDGKVAVKGWTAVSDTKAIDLLKDLAGLAISAVIYTDISRDGMLSGPNIPALQEVVAHSAFPVIASGGITRVEDLQAVHAFGPRIEGAIVGKALYDGKLDYAAAVAAVSARC, from the coding sequence GTGCTTGTGATTCCAGCCATCGATTTGAAAGACGGACGTTGCGTGCGCTTGCGCCAGGGCGATATGGCCGCAGAGACGGTGTATTCGGAGGATGTGCCGGCGGTCGCTCGGAAGTGGCAACAGGGCGGGGCCGGCCTTATTCATGTCGTTGATTTGAACGGCGCGGTCGATGGGGAGCCCCGGAATCTCCCGCAGATCGAAGCGGTGATGAAGACGGTGAGTGTGAAGGTGCAAGTCGGCGGAGGCATTCGCACGATCGAGACGGTCCGGCGCTATCTCAATGCCGGCGTGTCGCGCGTGGTGCTCGGGACCGCCGCGCTCACGGATCGCGCGTTTCTTGAACAAGCCTGCCGTGAATTTCCTCGGCGCATTCTGCTCGGACTCGATGCGCGTGACGGCAAGGTGGCGGTGAAGGGCTGGACGGCCGTCTCGGACACGAAGGCGATCGATCTGCTTAAAGATCTTGCCGGGCTCGCGATTAGCGCGGTGATCTATACTGACATTTCGCGCGATGGCATGCTGAGCGGGCCCAATATTCCCGCGTTGCAAGAAGTGGTCGCTCACTCAGCGTTTCCCGTCATTGCCTCGGGCGGCATCACGCGTGTGGAGGATCTGCAAGCCGTTCATGCGTTCGGCCCTCGAATCGAAGGCGCGATCGTCGGCAAGGCGCTGTATGACGGGAAGCTGGATTATGCGGCAGCGGTCGCAGCCGTGAGCGCGCGATGCTGA
- the hisH gene encoding imidazole glycerol phosphate synthase subunit HisH — protein MIAIIDYGMGNLRSVHKAFEAVGHHAVVTRDAGVIKSASHVVLPGVGAFGDCMANLEQYGLVESVHTAIQSGKPFLGICLGLQLLFTESEEFGLHKGLGIIPGKVRRFAADPSLKVPHMGWNQVTVQQACPVFAGIPNGSNWYFVHSYFVEPVEKQIASTTTTYGVPFVSSIWKDNVVACQFHPEKSQAVGLQLIKNFGAWM, from the coding sequence ATGATTGCGATCATCGACTACGGCATGGGGAATTTGCGCAGTGTTCACAAGGCGTTTGAGGCTGTCGGCCATCACGCGGTGGTGACACGCGATGCGGGCGTGATCAAGAGTGCCAGCCATGTTGTGTTGCCCGGCGTCGGGGCCTTCGGCGACTGCATGGCCAATCTCGAACAGTATGGGCTGGTCGAGTCCGTTCACACGGCGATTCAATCGGGTAAACCGTTTCTGGGAATTTGTCTGGGGCTTCAACTGTTATTCACGGAAAGTGAAGAGTTTGGCCTGCACAAGGGCTTGGGCATTATCCCTGGCAAGGTGCGGAGGTTTGCCGCGGATCCCTCGTTGAAAGTTCCTCATATGGGTTGGAATCAAGTCACTGTGCAGCAGGCTTGCCCGGTGTTTGCCGGTATTCCGAACGGGTCTAATTGGTATTTCGTGCATTCGTATTTCGTCGAGCCGGTCGAGAAGCAGATTGCATCGACCACGACGACCTATGGGGTTCCTTTTGTCTCGAGCATTTGGAAGGACAACGTGGTGGCCTGCCAGTTTCACCCTGAGAAGAGCCAGGCCGTTGGTCTGCAACTGATCAAAAATTTCGGGGCCTGGATGTGA
- the hisB gene encoding imidazoleglycerol-phosphate dehydratase HisB, which yields MKKRGSAARQASIHRATKETDISVEWTIDGSGQGKIDTGIRFFDHMLELLAKHGFFDLAVKAKGDIDIDEHHTVEDVGIVMGQALHQALGEKAGIKRFGFASAPLDETLAQITVDLSGRPYLVYNVALPDRKIKAFDLGLFEDFFQAFVTHGGLNLHVNLMYGRNPHHIMEAIFKGLAKALDQATMPEERLAGKVLSTKGML from the coding sequence ATGAAGAAGCGCGGATCGGCGGCGCGGCAGGCATCGATTCATCGCGCCACGAAAGAAACCGATATTTCCGTCGAATGGACGATCGATGGCAGCGGACAGGGCAAGATCGATACCGGTATCCGCTTTTTCGATCACATGCTGGAGCTGCTGGCAAAGCACGGCTTCTTCGACCTGGCGGTGAAAGCCAAGGGCGACATCGATATCGACGAGCATCACACGGTTGAAGATGTCGGGATTGTGATGGGCCAGGCGTTGCATCAAGCGTTGGGCGAGAAGGCGGGGATTAAGCGGTTCGGGTTTGCCTCTGCGCCACTCGACGAAACGCTCGCGCAGATCACGGTGGATCTCAGCGGCCGGCCGTATCTCGTCTACAACGTGGCCTTGCCGGATCGGAAGATCAAGGCCTTTGACCTCGGCCTGTTTGAAGATTTCTTTCAGGCCTTCGTGACGCATGGCGGATTGAATCTGCACGTGAATCTCATGTATGGCCGCAACCCGCACCACATCATGGAAGCCATTTTCAAAGGGTTGGCCAAAGCCCTCGATCAAGCGACCATGCCGGAAGAGCGGTTGGCGGGGAAAGTCCTGTCGACGAAGGGGATGCTGTAG
- the hisD gene encoding histidinol dehydrogenase, producing the protein MKILTQADRSFAATLKKVALRGAVQSSAVEKTVRTILQAVQRGGDRAVLRYTKQFDRVALKAEALRVSPEEVKEAYHHIRKDEGDALRFAAQRVTAFHERQRTKTWMYQDETATLGQVVTPVDAVGVYVPGGKAVYPSSVLMCAIPAKVAGVERIVMVTPPQKGPINPYLLVAADIAGVTEIYRVGGVQAVAALAYGTKTIAKVDKIVGPGNIYVATAKRLLYGTVGIDMIAGPSELLVVADEETNPAHVAADLLCEAEHDEDAQVFLVTTSERLAKDVSKQIERQLKGLQREKIASKSIARHAVAFVVTTMDEAIAVANEIAAEHLTLSVDNPFDYLEKIRHAGALFLGRHTPPSVADYIAGPNHVLPTGGSARFFSALSVHDYVKTSNIVHYTKEELRKVRDYLVRLAHIEGFDAHAKSAESRFS; encoded by the coding sequence ATGAAAATTCTCACGCAGGCTGATCGGTCGTTTGCCGCGACACTGAAGAAGGTTGCCTTGCGCGGAGCGGTGCAGAGCAGTGCGGTTGAAAAAACCGTCAGGACGATCCTCCAGGCGGTCCAACGCGGCGGAGATCGCGCCGTCTTGCGCTATACGAAACAGTTTGATCGGGTCGCGCTCAAGGCCGAGGCGCTCAGAGTCTCCCCCGAAGAAGTGAAAGAAGCCTATCACCATATCCGCAAAGACGAAGGCGATGCCCTGCGGTTTGCCGCGCAACGGGTCACTGCGTTTCACGAGCGCCAGCGCACGAAGACTTGGATGTATCAGGATGAGACCGCCACGTTAGGGCAGGTGGTCACGCCGGTGGATGCGGTGGGCGTCTATGTTCCAGGCGGGAAGGCGGTCTATCCCTCGTCCGTGCTCATGTGCGCCATTCCAGCCAAGGTCGCGGGTGTCGAGCGGATCGTGATGGTCACGCCCCCACAGAAAGGGCCCATCAATCCGTACTTGCTGGTGGCGGCGGACATTGCCGGAGTGACGGAGATCTATCGCGTCGGCGGCGTGCAAGCGGTTGCCGCGCTCGCCTATGGCACCAAGACGATTGCGAAGGTCGACAAGATTGTCGGGCCGGGAAATATCTACGTGGCAACGGCGAAGCGCTTGCTCTATGGGACGGTCGGGATCGACATGATCGCCGGACCAAGTGAATTGCTGGTCGTCGCCGATGAGGAGACGAACCCCGCTCATGTCGCGGCGGATCTGCTGTGTGAAGCCGAGCATGATGAAGATGCGCAAGTCTTCCTGGTGACGACGTCCGAGCGGTTGGCTAAAGATGTGTCGAAGCAGATTGAGCGTCAGCTGAAAGGGCTGCAGCGGGAAAAGATCGCCTCCAAGTCGATCGCGCGGCACGCGGTAGCCTTTGTGGTGACGACCATGGATGAGGCCATTGCAGTGGCGAATGAGATTGCCGCCGAGCATTTGACGCTCTCGGTGGACAATCCCTTCGACTACTTGGAGAAAATCCGCCACGCGGGAGCGCTCTTTCTGGGGCGGCATACCCCGCCGTCGGTAGCGGATTATATTGCCGGGCCGAATCACGTGTTGCCGACCGGCGGCTCCGCGCGGTTTTTCTCGGCCTTATCCGTCCATGACTATGTGAAGACCAGCAATATCGTGCATTACACGAAAGAGGAGCTGAGAAAGGTGAGAGACTATCTCGTGCGTCTCGCGCATATCGAAGGGTTCGATGCGCATGCCAAATCGGCGGAAAGCAGGTTCTCATGA
- the hisG gene encoding ATP phosphoribosyltransferase: MLTIALSKGKLIEPTLELFRRAGYESAGLVGESRRLIFPCPEIDTTFLVVRPSDVPTYVEYGGADAGIVGKDVLMEQDSDVYEPLDLLFGACRISVAALRAEVACDRLSSKVRVATKYPRITERFFNQRGVPVEIIKLYGSIELAPVVGLADRIVDLVETGSTLKAHDLVEVDLIAQSTARFIANRASLKLKYAPLMDMIRRLRKAVEATQKAPSAPSSKSGSKRASTSAKDRA; encoded by the coding sequence ATGCTGACGATTGCGCTATCGAAGGGAAAGCTGATCGAACCGACGTTGGAGCTGTTCCGCCGGGCCGGCTATGAAAGTGCCGGGTTGGTGGGGGAGAGCCGGCGGTTGATCTTTCCTTGTCCTGAGATCGACACCACCTTCCTGGTCGTGCGTCCGAGTGATGTCCCGACCTATGTCGAATACGGGGGAGCTGACGCCGGAATCGTCGGAAAAGACGTGCTGATGGAGCAGGATAGCGACGTCTACGAACCGTTGGATTTACTATTTGGAGCGTGTAGAATCTCGGTCGCTGCGCTCCGGGCCGAGGTCGCGTGCGATCGGCTTTCATCGAAGGTTCGCGTCGCGACGAAATATCCCCGGATCACCGAACGCTTTTTCAATCAGCGCGGGGTTCCGGTCGAGATCATCAAGCTGTACGGCTCCATTGAGTTAGCGCCGGTTGTGGGACTGGCAGACCGGATCGTCGACCTCGTCGAAACCGGAAGTACGCTCAAGGCGCACGATCTTGTCGAAGTGGATCTGATTGCCCAGTCGACCGCGCGCTTCATCGCGAATCGGGCCAGTCTCAAGCTCAAATATGCGCCACTGATGGATATGATTCGCCGCCTGCGGAAGGCCGTGGAGGCTACTCAGAAAGCGCCTTCGGCGCCCAGCAGCAAGTCAGGATCGAAACGAGCCTCCACCTCAGCGAAGGATCGCGCATGA
- the murA gene encoding UDP-N-acetylglucosamine 1-carboxyvinyltransferase yields the protein MDEIVITGGNRLRGDVRISGAKNSALPILASTILGGGECVITNVPRVVDVLTMGKLLGILGAQVSHEANRAVIKADVIHSTEAPYDLVKTMRASVLVLGPLLARWGEAKVSLPGGCAIGSRPVNLHLAGLAKLGADISIEHGYITARAKRLKGARIYCDTTTVTGTENLMMAASLAEGTSVIENAAKEPEIVDLAEFLTKRGARIAGAGTDVLTIEGVRELHGADHEVIPDRIEAGTHLVAGAITDGDVTITHCRPLHLEAVLMKLREAGADIQVEAQTVRIRRAGRLKGTDVRTLPFPGFPTDMQAQMVALMALTEGTSVVTETVFESRFMHVEELRRMGADIRVEGNRLIVTGRPTLTGAPVMASDLRASAGLILAGLAAEGTTEIQRVYHLDRGYERIEEKLRAVGANIERRKASPVTGAR from the coding sequence ATGGATGAGATTGTCATTACGGGTGGAAATCGGTTGCGGGGAGACGTCCGGATCAGCGGGGCGAAGAACTCGGCTCTTCCTATTCTGGCCTCGACCATTTTAGGCGGCGGGGAATGTGTCATTACGAATGTCCCTCGCGTGGTCGATGTGCTGACGATGGGGAAGCTCCTCGGCATTCTCGGCGCGCAGGTTTCCCATGAGGCCAACCGCGCCGTCATTAAAGCGGACGTGATTCATTCCACCGAGGCGCCCTATGATTTGGTGAAAACCATGCGCGCGTCGGTGCTGGTGTTGGGCCCTTTGCTTGCGCGTTGGGGTGAGGCGAAGGTCTCGCTGCCGGGTGGCTGCGCGATCGGGTCGCGGCCGGTGAACCTCCATTTGGCCGGGTTGGCGAAATTAGGAGCTGACATTTCGATCGAGCATGGGTATATCACCGCGAGGGCCAAGCGGCTGAAGGGTGCGCGGATCTATTGCGATACGACGACCGTGACCGGTACGGAGAATTTGATGATGGCGGCCTCCCTCGCCGAAGGGACGAGCGTCATCGAAAATGCGGCGAAAGAGCCTGAAATTGTGGATCTGGCCGAGTTCCTGACCAAGCGCGGCGCCCGTATTGCCGGGGCTGGAACGGACGTGCTCACGATTGAAGGCGTGCGGGAACTACACGGTGCGGATCATGAGGTTATTCCCGATCGCATCGAAGCCGGGACGCATCTCGTCGCCGGGGCGATTACGGATGGAGATGTCACGATTACCCATTGCCGTCCGCTGCATCTTGAAGCGGTTCTGATGAAGTTGCGGGAAGCGGGTGCGGATATTCAGGTTGAGGCCCAGACAGTGCGAATCAGGCGGGCCGGCCGGCTCAAGGGAACGGACGTCCGAACCTTGCCGTTCCCGGGGTTTCCGACGGATATGCAGGCGCAGATGGTGGCGCTGATGGCGCTCACGGAAGGCACGAGCGTCGTGACGGAAACGGTCTTTGAAAGCCGCTTTATGCATGTGGAAGAGTTGCGGCGGATGGGTGCGGATATTCGAGTCGAGGGGAATCGCTTGATCGTCACGGGGCGTCCTACGCTGACAGGGGCGCCGGTCATGGCCTCGGACCTTCGCGCCAGCGCAGGACTTATCCTGGCCGGTTTGGCCGCCGAGGGCACGACGGAAATCCAGCGGGTGTATCACCTCGATCGAGGCTATGAACGCATTGAGGAAAAACTGCGGGCGGTCGGGGCGAATATCGAACGCCGAAAGGCGAGCCCTGTGACCGGAGCTCGGTAG
- the prmC gene encoding peptide chain release factor N(5)-glutamine methyltransferase, with protein sequence MPELKTVGALIVWARQSLVRAGVSNGAQEAAWLVEHALSVRSHQLVSHADRLVSPAVQACIESLIARRVAREPLQYLLGTQEFCGLEFSVSPAVLIPRPETELLIHHAIEHVQRLSNSAIVDVGTGSGCVAITLAVRLKGQRILAVDRSPEALEVAQVNAMKHGVRDRIEWLEGDLLSPLQARRAAGMIDVIVSNPPYISESDWAGLEPEVRVFEPRMALVGGEQGTEFHERLLRESREFLVPGGVLVMEMGAGQAPIVRQLAERVGGYRALRIIEDAAGIERVVIAQRME encoded by the coding sequence ATGCCAGAGCTGAAGACGGTGGGTGCCCTCATTGTGTGGGCTCGGCAGTCTTTGGTCCGCGCCGGGGTGAGCAACGGGGCGCAGGAGGCTGCGTGGCTAGTGGAGCATGCGCTGTCTGTACGAAGTCACCAGTTGGTCAGTCACGCGGACCGGTTGGTCTCTCCCGCCGTCCAGGCCTGTATTGAGTCTTTGATCGCGCGGCGAGTAGCTCGTGAACCGCTACAATATTTGCTCGGTACGCAAGAGTTTTGCGGGCTTGAGTTTTCTGTCAGTCCTGCCGTATTGATTCCACGACCTGAGACCGAGTTGCTGATTCACCATGCTATTGAGCATGTGCAGCGTCTTTCCAACTCAGCCATTGTCGATGTGGGAACGGGATCCGGTTGCGTCGCCATCACCTTGGCCGTTCGTCTGAAGGGGCAGCGTATTCTTGCAGTCGACCGATCTCCGGAGGCGCTGGAGGTTGCGCAGGTGAATGCGATGAAGCATGGCGTGCGTGATCGGATTGAATGGCTGGAGGGGGATCTGTTGTCGCCACTGCAAGCGCGGCGGGCGGCTGGCATGATCGACGTGATCGTCTCGAATCCTCCCTACATTTCCGAATCTGATTGGGCTGGTTTGGAGCCGGAGGTGCGGGTATTTGAGCCGCGCATGGCTTTGGTCGGAGGAGAGCAGGGAACGGAATTTCACGAGCGGTTGTTGCGTGAGTCTCGGGAGTTTCTTGTCCCAGGCGGGGTACTCGTGATGGAAATGGGAGCAGGCCAAGCTCCGATAGTCCGGCAGTTGGCAGAACGGGTGGGCGGGTATAGGGCACTTCGTATCATCGAAGATGCGGCAGGGATTGAACGGGTGGTCATCGCCCAGCGGATGGAATAG
- the prfA gene encoding peptide chain release factor 1, which yields MIEAALLKKWESVASRFQELTDQLMDPSVVSQPAQLHKLSKERVDLEPAAQLFEIYRGNIRQLEEAAQILADPSAGSDMHKMAADETAELRRQQEVMEEQVKELLIPKDPRDEKSLLLEIRAGTGGDEAGLFAGELFRSYIRYAEKKGFKVDTVEAAENGVGGYKNITALIEGKGAYSHFKYEAGVHRVQRVPVTEAAGRIHTSTVTVAVMPEVDEIDVKIDPGDLRIDTFCSSGAGGQSVNTTKSAVRITHIPTGVVVSCQDERSQLKNRTKAMRTLRARIVEAEREKHDAEIAQNRKSQVGTGERSEKIRTYNFPQNRVTDHRVGVTLHKLELVMEGDLDEFVQALKAQQQQIDTANV from the coding sequence ATGATTGAAGCGGCCTTACTTAAGAAATGGGAATCCGTGGCCTCGCGATTTCAAGAGTTGACCGATCAGCTCATGGATCCCTCTGTCGTGAGTCAGCCGGCACAGCTCCACAAGCTCAGTAAAGAACGTGTCGATCTTGAGCCGGCGGCTCAGCTCTTCGAGATCTATCGCGGCAATATTCGGCAGCTGGAGGAAGCGGCGCAGATTCTAGCCGATCCATCAGCCGGGAGTGACATGCACAAGATGGCCGCTGATGAAACCGCTGAGTTGCGGCGGCAGCAGGAGGTCATGGAAGAGCAGGTCAAGGAGCTCCTGATCCCGAAAGATCCGCGGGATGAGAAGAGCCTGCTCTTGGAAATCCGGGCAGGTACCGGCGGGGACGAAGCCGGGTTGTTTGCCGGGGAATTATTTCGCTCCTATATCAGGTATGCGGAGAAAAAGGGATTTAAGGTCGATACGGTCGAGGCGGCGGAGAATGGTGTCGGAGGATACAAGAACATCACGGCATTGATCGAAGGCAAAGGGGCGTATAGCCACTTCAAGTACGAAGCCGGTGTGCACCGCGTGCAGCGCGTGCCGGTGACGGAAGCAGCCGGCCGGATCCACACCTCTACTGTGACGGTGGCGGTGATGCCGGAAGTCGACGAAATCGACGTCAAAATCGATCCGGGAGATCTTCGAATCGATACCTTCTGCTCCTCCGGCGCCGGCGGGCAGAGCGTGAATACGACCAAATCCGCGGTGCGCATCACCCATATCCCCACCGGGGTTGTGGTGAGTTGTCAGGATGAGCGGTCGCAGCTGAAGAATCGCACAAAAGCCATGCGGACCTTGCGCGCGAGAATCGTTGAGGCGGAGCGGGAAAAGCATGACGCAGAGATCGCTCAGAATAGGAAATCACAGGTCGGGACCGGCGAGCGAAGCGAGAAGATCCGCACCTATAACTTTCCGCAGAATCGTGTCACCGACCATCGGGTCGGCGTGACCTTGCACAAGCTTGAATTGGTGATGGAAGGCGATCTGGATGAATTTGTCCAGGCGTTGAAAGCGCAACAGCAGCAGATCGATACAGCCAACGTATAG
- the rpmE gene encoding 50S ribosomal protein L31: MQKGIHPMYREATVHCACGNSFKTRTTVGEISVDICGACHPFFTGTQKIIDTEGRVERFKKKYAKKDK, translated from the coding sequence ATGCAAAAGGGTATTCATCCAATGTATCGGGAAGCCACGGTCCATTGCGCCTGTGGCAACTCATTCAAGACGCGCACGACCGTCGGGGAAATCAGCGTCGATATTTGCGGTGCCTGTCATCCGTTCTTTACCGGCACACAAAAAATCATCGACACCGAAGGGCGGGTCGAACGGTTTAAGAAGAAGTACGCGAAGAAGGACAAGTAG
- the rho gene encoding transcription termination factor Rho, which produces MYLAELKQKSIADLNEVARDLKIEGSANLRKQELIFAILQGQTEKNGVVYGEGVLETLPDGFGFLRAPDSNYLPGPDDIYISPSQIRRFNLRTGDTVSGQIRPPKESERYFALLKVEKVNYEDPEVSRDKILFDNLTPLYPEERLNLEFDREEYCTRVMDLTTPIGKGQRGLIVAAPRTGKTMLLQALARAILKNHKEVTLIVLLIDERPEEVTDWQRQVKAEVISSTFDEPAQRHAQVAEMVLEKAKRLVEHKKDVVILLDSITRLARAYNTIAPPSGKVLSGGLDSNALQRPKRFFGAARNIEHGGSLTIMASALVDTGSRMDDVIFEEFKGTGNMEVHLDRRLADKRLFPAIDISKSGTRKEELLVDKDRLNKMWILRKVLSPLGTMEAMEFLMDKIGGTKTNQEFLQSMNR; this is translated from the coding sequence ATGTATTTGGCGGAGTTGAAGCAGAAGTCCATTGCCGACCTGAACGAGGTGGCGCGCGACCTCAAGATCGAAGGCTCGGCCAACCTGCGGAAGCAGGAACTCATCTTCGCCATTCTGCAAGGTCAGACGGAAAAGAACGGCGTCGTCTACGGTGAAGGTGTGCTGGAAACGCTTCCAGATGGGTTTGGCTTTTTGCGCGCCCCCGACTCCAATTACCTCCCGGGCCCCGACGACATCTATATCTCCCCTTCACAGATTCGCCGGTTCAACCTCCGTACCGGTGACACCGTCTCCGGGCAGATCAGGCCTCCCAAAGAGAGCGAGCGCTACTTCGCCCTGCTGAAAGTCGAGAAGGTCAATTACGAAGATCCGGAAGTTTCACGAGATAAGATCCTCTTCGACAACCTGACGCCTCTTTACCCAGAAGAGCGGCTCAATCTGGAATTTGATCGCGAAGAGTACTGTACCCGTGTGATGGATTTGACGACTCCGATTGGCAAGGGCCAGCGCGGGTTGATCGTGGCCGCTCCCCGTACCGGTAAGACGATGCTGCTCCAGGCTCTGGCGCGGGCCATTCTCAAGAATCATAAGGAAGTGACTCTGATCGTCCTCTTGATCGACGAGCGCCCGGAAGAAGTCACCGACTGGCAACGACAGGTCAAGGCCGAAGTCATCAGTTCGACCTTCGATGAACCGGCGCAGCGCCATGCTCAAGTCGCCGAAATGGTGCTGGAGAAGGCCAAGCGGTTAGTCGAGCACAAGAAGGACGTGGTGATTCTATTGGATAGCATCACGCGCCTCGCACGTGCGTACAATACCATCGCCCCGCCGAGCGGCAAGGTGCTCTCCGGCGGTCTCGATTCAAACGCACTGCAGCGGCCTAAGCGCTTCTTCGGCGCGGCCCGTAACATTGAACATGGCGGGAGTTTGACGATCATGGCCTCCGCACTGGTCGATACCGGCAGCCGCATGGATGATGTGATCTTCGAAGAGTTCAAAGGAACCGGTAACATGGAAGTCCATCTGGATCGCCGTCTGGCCGACAAGCGCCTTTTCCCGGCGATTGATATCAGCAAGTCCGGAACCAGAAAAGAAGAGTTGTTGGTGGATAAGGATCGGCTCAACAAGATGTGGATCTTGCGGAAGGTGCTCAGTCCGTTGGGAACGATGGAGGCGATGGAGTTCCTGATGGACAAAATTGGCGGGACCAAAACCAACCAGGAATTCCTGCAATCCATGAATCGGTAA